The Triticum aestivum cultivar Chinese Spring chromosome 5A, IWGSC CS RefSeq v2.1, whole genome shotgun sequence genomic sequence TAAAAAAAGACTAACTCCATTTTTgagaacaacaacaataataaagACCAACTGCTGAGAGATGGGAGGAGGCAACTCTCGATCAAATGGGCACCACCTCGCAGacgtttttttattttcttttttcattttcatcttcatttttttttcctttccatgtttcttttttttcttttcattttgtgaccatttttcaaattcatgaacatttgattgaaatcatgaacaatttcaAATTTGCAAAGTTATTTGaatgtgtgaacattttttatctgtgaacatttttgaattcatgcataatttttaaaatcatgaacatttttacaagtcaggaacattttttgaaatttgcgaACAGTTTtagaaatttgtgaacattttttcgaaattcacgaatattttttgaaatcctGAACATTTGTTTTACAATTTTGCGACATTTTACGAAACCATaaacatttttttagaaatttgtgaacatttttttgaaatcatgaacattttttaaattcacgaatatTTTGACAAGGCATGAACATTTTacgaaatcatgatttttttttaaatcgtgaacatttttcagaatcatgaacatttttcaaaactcACGAATATTTTTTGATTTCACTGTCATTTTTTAAACCCAAGGACATTTTTTTGGAACTCATaataattttttgaattatttgaattcaaGAATATTTTTGAATTTCGATTTTTGTTTAAATCCTGAATATTTTCTAATGAAGCAAAAAAAGGGCCTCCTATGGAAATATCCGCCCACAGTGATGATGGGCTAGACGGCCTGGTTCACGATAGGCTCATGCGATATCGAGGCCCAGTACGCTCGACCGTTATCGGTTTGCCAGTTTCAACTATTCACCCATTTGTTGCTCAAAAAAAAAATATTCACTCATTTCCTAGATCTGCCTCTCTTCCCTCCACACCCCCACCCTCGACAGCGAGCGactcgagcgccgccgtccgccgcgcctccggcctcctcccgcCCCACCGCCAGCCGCTCCCCCCTCCACCCCCTGCCCCGCCACCCTCGCCGCTCCCCAGTGCttccccgtcgcccccgccgcgcgCTCCTCTCCTTTTCGCCCATCCCTCCTCACCTACAATTCTTCGATCTGGCACTGCCCGAGTGGTGAAATGGACTAGAGACTGCTCGGAATTTTGTAGGTAAGAACTACTCGCCCCGCGGAATAGACCGGAAACGCGCAGATCATGCCTGCATATGTGTCCGTGTCCGTCATATTTGCCGGATTCCGATCCTCCGTGGACTGCTCCAGGAGCGATCCTGTACATGGCTAGGGCAAAATTGGCttgtttctatttttccttttcattttacTGCATCCATGCTCTGTTACTGTCGCCTGGATGTATATATCCAGCGGCAGAACAGGTGATGATGAATGTGGACATGGGAGTGCCTATGAGTTTGCTGCTAAGGTTTTGTTTCTAGCAAGCAGGCCGTCCAGCAGCAAACTGGATGGTGGAGCCAACAGTTGAACTACCAGGGCTGAATTCAGCATCCAAAACTACTCTGCCATCCGCAGATTTTTTTTCTCTCTTCTGAAATATAAAACCCCGAAACAGCACGCAGGAAAATATGCCGCATGGTTAAAAGCGCCATGAAAGACAGGCTGTACGCTGTGGAGCATGGTGCATCGGCGTTGTGTTTGCAGCGATCAGCTTCTGCGATACACTCGTCAAGCACTCAGTCATGTGGCTTGTGGCTCTACTAACCATATGGGGGTTTTGTTTCTCTTCATCATCCTGTTTTTTCTTAAACAATCGTTTGATGCCAAAGTAATTCTGAATACTGAATTACTTGGTATTTATTTTAGTGTTTGCTTCGGTTTGCTGCTCAACAGTCAGTTGGTTGAAAATTCCGTCTGCTTTTAGTTTCACACTCAAGCATTATCGGCACAAGTTTAGAGATTGTACATGCCATGTCTGGCCCCTAGGATAGCTGCATTTCCTCACTGCTGAAATCTGCACATTTTTATGCTGTTCTGACTTACTCGTTGGCCTATGTTGGAAGGATGGCTCAGATGTCAACTTGGTTACCAAGTTAAAATATTATGTGCAATTTGTCCTTTAATTTACAAGCTACTAACGGATGTGTCCATTCCTGTTTCAGATTGGAAGGAATCACTGGTTCAGGCATTTTGGTGGACAATCTTCATTTGATCCTGAGTGCTGACTCGCTCTTCTGTTGTCATCAATGTCTAGCTTGCTGAATGTACTTGCTTATCCTTGTAACTGTACTAGCATGCATTAAATATATATACTTTTCAATTCCTTCTGTTTACCATGTTTTGTTATTATTTGTCTTGATAACTTGATGTTTTCTTCCTTGGCAGTCAAATCTTAACAGTTCCGCATCAAATCTTCCAGACTCAACCGGACGACCATTTGCAACATCCTTTTCTGGTCAATCTGGATCAGTTCAAGGTCTCCATCACTCTGGTGAGCATATGGTACACTAGCTAGGTTAGCTCATTGACATAGTGCAATATCCATTGAGTACACACCTTTTTATCTCATCATTTTCTGCATTTTTCAGGTCTGCGCAACATTCATGGAAATTTCAGTCTTCCAAGTATGCCTGGATCACTTGCACAAAGGAATGCTGTGATGAGCGGCCTTCCATCCTCCGGGGTTCAACAACCTGGAGGGAGCATTTCTGGCAGATTTGCTTCAAACAACCTTCCAGTTGCCATGTCTCAGGTTCGAATGCCCACCTTTATGGAGGTTTGCaatatattattgtttttataCTTTAAACAGCATGAACATGCATGTTAATGCGCTTGCAATCTAAGGAACAATTCTGTTGGCTTAAAGTATAACATATTCTTGCTGTGGTTTCATGTGGAGGATGATGGTTTTTACTGTTTTGGTATTACGGTTTCTTTTGCAGATTCCTCATGCACATTCAGGTGTCAGTGGTAGAGGAATGAATGTTGGTGGAGGTCAAGCATTTAGTAGTGGCATGAATATGGGTGGTACCATTCAAGGTTTATACTCAAATTTGGGCACCAGTGGTAATCGAAATTCTGTTCCTGGCATGTCAGTGTCTCCAGCTTTAGGAAACTTGGGTCCACGTATTACAAGCTCCGCAGGAAACATCGTGGGTGGAAGTAACATTGGAAGAAGCATAAGCTCTGGTGGATTGTCGGTGCCGAGTATCTCATCACGCATCGATTTTAGTAGCAATGCTGGAAGTGGAAGACTAAATGTGCAAGGATCCAACAGGATAATGAACGGCCTTAATCCTCAAGGTAGTTTATTTAACCATCGgttgattttttttcttcataGATTTATGTTCAGCTTTATGTTTTAGCTCGAAAAAAATATTTTAAGCATGTTTAACCATTGCTATGTTAATGCTCTATTCAGAGTTTACTTATCATATCCTTTGCTTTGAGCTGTGTCCTCACCCCTTGACTTTATCGTACCAAAAAAGGGTTGGGCATATGAAATAAGTGGTCGACATCCAATACGACATAGGTTTCGTTGGACCTTTTTTTGGAAAGCACAGTAGGTAGCATTGGTGTTCATGCTTCATAAATTATTAACCATGTGATGCTATAGTGTATTGCAGAATTCATTTTTGGAAGTGCGACACTATCTGGAAACAGGCATTTTGTTACCTCTGTACATTAGGAGCCAACTGTTAGAATTTAAGACCTTAAATAGTTAAGTCCATTAGTCCAACGTTGTTGGAATTCCTGTCATCGATATTCTTTCTTTTGCAGGCGTGTATGTTGGTTGTTGGAATATATCTGTTCTTGCTTTTCTTAGGGATGGTTACTGTACCTATTTCTTAATGTTGTTATATTTTGTGATACCAATTTAAATTTATGAAATTAGCTGGGCTATGATAAAAGCTTGTTTATATTTTATCAATCGTGATAGTCTCGTGAGGGTGAATGATAAAGAAGCATACAGTGTGTTATTTTCTTTTGTTGAACTCCATGTTCTCACTCAGCttgttgtttgtttttatttatctCTAACACCAGGATCATCACAACTGATCAATATGATTGGTAATTCATACCCAACGTCTGGAGGTTCATTATCCCAGAACCAAATGCAACCAGGAAATAATTCTCTAGGTTCTATGGGGATGCTACATGACGCCAGTGACAGCACTCCATTCGACATCAATGATTTCCCCCAATTGACTGGTCGACCTAATTCAGCTGGTGGTCCGCAAGGACAATATGGTAAAATTGCTGGAAAACCATAAATATTTCTCCCTATTTTTGGAGGATTCGCTGCCAATCTCTCTAAATTGCAGGATCACTACGGAAGCAAGGAGTTGGTGTTAACTCCATTGTTCAACAAAACCAGGAGTTCAGTATTCAGAACGAAGATTTCCCGGCTTTGCCAGGATTTAAAGGTTGTTACAGTTGAATTAATTCTAGAACCTGTCTGTTGAGATTGTTCTCATTATACTTTCGGTTCAGTGGTGCATGATTATTTAATTGTGTTACTTTGTGATCTGGAAGTTCTAATATCGGCTGCATGCCTGTTATTATACAGCCCCGCTACTCTGTACTTATTGAACCACAGTATTTGAACAGCTTAGTTACCAACAAAATTGCCCTGCCAAAATCTTCTATCTGTTATAAAGCCCATTCTTTTTTAGTCGTGTAGTATGAATGCCGTGATCTTCTCCTCAAGTCAGCAAATGGTGCCGTGCTCGTTGTAGCGAAATTATAGCACACCATTTTTGGGAATACAATCATAGAGGTGAGAAGACAAGGATGCAGAAATTTCATGAGAGGGCCAGCGGGGCAAGACCTAATGTGGCCTTGTGGGAATGTAGAAAAATATCTTACAAATACTAATTTGGTATTGCTTTATAAGATATACATATGACAAATCGAGTATGCATATATGCACCTTCTATTATTATGTGATGCTCGAACTGGAATTACCATGAACTGTCATTAGAATATATATGGTGGCAACCTAGAAAAAATGCGCCAAACGACATTTAGATAAAAGGGTCTCACTGCAGCATGCTTACATGCGCCGCAATTCGGATGCCTATAAGTaacaagtaaacctaatttttggCGAGAAATGGGAGTATGTATTATTTGTGACATATGCAGGACAATGTTAATAAATGAGATGGATATAGAGCTCTTAAGTTAGTTACTTTAGTGAAAGATAATCAATTTGTCTCCCCTAATGAAAACTATAGAGAATTTATTGTAAACTTCTCATATCATGACTTATGGTTATAGATGGAAGGGCATCTTAACCCTTCGTGTTTTCCATAGGTCCTATATACTCGTATTAACATTGTCCTACATATGTCATAAAGAATACATACTCCCATTAGGTATGATTTGAGGCATAGCAGCTAAGCCATTGGGAGGTGGTTAAGCCAATTTAGTTCTGGTGCTTACTATGGTTATAATTCATTTAAACTTACCATGTCAGTAAGTTAACTATGAGCCTCATGACCAACCGCGTGGACCAGTATGGATCAAAAGAACGTCCTGAAAATTAGCTCCAGCATTTAACAGAGATTACTGCTGAAGTTACAAATTTGGCCATCCACGCGCATACTTTCAGTCCTCAAGTTTATTAAGCATCTCAGACTGTTTGTTTTCTTGTGCCCGCTTCGCAGCATCAAGACACCCATACGGATGAATACAAATAGTTGCACTTATGCCTTTAGGCCCAAATGTAACTATAATGTATTTTCTTTTTAATATCTTAGTACTATTATTACAGTTTAGGCCGACGAACCATCTTCCCCAAAATGTAATTTGTCATTTGTTGGTCAACTCTGGTGCCAATCCCCTTTAATGGCGCCACATGTTTTGCATGGTTTTAATCTTTAGATTTTTGGACCTATTCTTTCCACGTGCGACATGCTCATGCTTTAATGCTCCATAAACGTGCACGGAACAAAATAAACGTGCATGGAGCAAAATAAACGTGCACGGAACAAAATAAGACCTTGGCAGTGTTTCTTGAGGCTTTAAAATTCTTTCCTGAAGTAGATCTTTTGGCTGATCATTGCACTACCTTAATACATTCCCTTTTCCCCCCTTTTGCCAAGTTATACTGAATATTGACATTTTGAATTATCAGGTAGCAGTTCAGATTATGCTATGGAGTTAAATCACACGGAACAACTTCACGAGAATGTACCTGTAATGCAAGGACAACAATATCCCGTGGGTTCATGTCTCTGAATTTTGAATCTTTGTTTCTCCGAGCATTTCTTTTGACATGTTATGAACACTTACACAGATGGCAAGGTCCGTTGGGTTTAATTTAGGAAATAGCTACCAACCAAATCGTCAGCAACATCTGCAGGGTGCTAATTCAGTAAGTTATATCAGAAATCCTTTGAAATAATCATCAAACAAAACATCTGTTGCAttgtcatggttctgataggtTTCTATTTTGGCACGTCATATTCAGGTTTACTGCTCATATTTACCCATTAATACATAGAATAATCTTCATTATGTTTTGTCAGATTCAGAGCGCCGGACCTCAAAATATTGGACTAAGACCACTAAACTCTTCGAGTCAAACTTCTAATTTGGGATCATACGAGCAACTGCTCCAGCAATACCAGCAGCCGAAGGCTCAGAGTCCTTTCGGGTTGCAGCAGATGTCTTCAGCCACACAGCCATATGGGGATCATGGTCTAAAGCCCATTCTGGGAGGCCGAACACCACCTGATCCATACGGCTTGTTGGGATTGCTGGGAGTTATAAGGACGAATGATCCTGATTTGTCATCTCTTGCTTTGGGAATAGATTTGACAACGTTGGGTTTGAATTTGAACTCACCAGACAATCTGTACAAGACATTTGGCTCTCCATTTTCAAATGAGCCAGCAAAAGGAGATCCAGAATATCCTACTCCAGCTTGTTATGTGGCTGAGCAACCCCCAGCACTACAGGTAGCTGCCAATAACTGGCTATTTCTGTCTAATGAGATGTTCTAAACCCATTTTCAAGAAAGGCCGAGAATCTTTCTTTGATGCAGCCAGTTCATTTTATAATAAATATATTGTAACAAGTTCTGTCTTTGCAGCCTATGCATTTTCAGAAATTTCAGACACTCATACTGTTTTACATATTCTACAGGTACTTTCGCTACTTGAATGTATTAGGTTCGGCCATTAGTTTTGGTAAAATTTAAGGTTATGTTCTTTTGTCTTTGGTTTTCAGCATGCCGAAGGATGAAGCTCAAATATGTGCTGCCAATGAACTGTGAGTACATTGTTTCACTAGTTATCTCATTTAAATTTCTTGTTGTTAGATGTAATAATTGGATCGTCATGCATGCGCCTTGTTCATGTTCTGAATCTTTTACCAAAAAATGTGATCTTATTGCAGTAACATTTGATAAGGGGACATACTGCTATGTCCTGATCAAATGTACAACACTAAAAAAATATTAACTTATAACCTGTCAGATACTGGATCAGGCCCATTGACTGTCTTGGATCTATCACAAAAATTTAGTAACCTTTTGGGTTTATACA encodes the following:
- the LOC123104366 gene encoding probable NOT transcription complex subunit VIP2 isoform X1; translation: MSSLLNSNLNSSASNLPDSTGRPFATSFSGQSGSVQGLHHSGLRNIHGNFSLPSMPGSLAQRNAVMSGLPSSGVQQPGGSISGRFASNNLPVAMSQIPHAHSGVSGRGMNVGGGQAFSSGMNMGGTIQGLYSNLGTSGNRNSVPGMSVSPALGNLGPRITSSAGNIVGGSNIGRSISSGGLSVPSISSRIDFSSNAGSGRLNVQGSNRIMNGLNPQGSSQLINMIGNSYPTSGGSLSQNQMQPGNNSLGSMGMLHDASDSTPFDINDFPQLTGRPNSAGGPQGQYGSLRKQGVGVNSIVQQNQEFSIQNEDFPALPGFKGSSSDYAMELNHTEQLHENVPVMQGQQYPMARSVGFNLGNSYQPNRQQHLQGANSIQSAGPQNIGLRPLNSSSQTSNLGSYEQLLQQYQQPKAQSPFGLQQMSSATQPYGDHGLKPILGGRTPPDPYGLLGLLGVIRTNDPDLSSLALGIDLTTLGLNLNSPDNLYKTFGSPFSNEPAKGDPEYPTPACYVAEQPPALQPMHFQKFQTLILFYIFYSMPKDEAQICAANELHNRGWFYHKEAQQWFTRIPNMEPIVKTPTYEQGSFAFFHQGNWETVRKDNFVLHYELVEKRPSLPSASQIVR
- the LOC123104366 gene encoding probable NOT transcription complex subunit VIP2 isoform X2, giving the protein MPGSLAQRNAVMSGLPSSGVQQPGGSISGRFASNNLPVAMSQIPHAHSGVSGRGMNVGGGQAFSSGMNMGGTIQGLYSNLGTSGNRNSVPGMSVSPALGNLGPRITSSAGNIVGGSNIGRSISSGGLSVPSISSRIDFSSNAGSGRLNVQGSNRIMNGLNPQGSSQLINMIGNSYPTSGGSLSQNQMQPGNNSLGSMGMLHDASDSTPFDINDFPQLTGRPNSAGGPQGQYGSLRKQGVGVNSIVQQNQEFSIQNEDFPALPGFKGSSSDYAMELNHTEQLHENVPVMQGQQYPMARSVGFNLGNSYQPNRQQHLQGANSIQSAGPQNIGLRPLNSSSQTSNLGSYEQLLQQYQQPKAQSPFGLQQMSSATQPYGDHGLKPILGGRTPPDPYGLLGLLGVIRTNDPDLSSLALGIDLTTLGLNLNSPDNLYKTFGSPFSNEPAKGDPEYPTPACYVAEQPPALQPMHFQKFQTLILFYIFYSMPKDEAQICAANELHNRGWFYHKEAQQWFTRIPNMEPIVKTPTYEQGSFAFFHQGNWETVRKDNFVLHYELVEKRPSLPSASQIVR